From a single Granulicella aggregans genomic region:
- a CDS encoding RNA polymerase sigma factor sigma-70 region 4 domain-containing protein, which produces MSAAPLLLPRLQACAQPGRVPTLVPRVALEAAAGPPPPRSHTRPAAELAFYRKYTEGMLRRYVSMSMEAGRVPSLLGKEIFPGNVTSYQVHTFEDNCIFIHDMESCINRLDTDQQWLIRRIALQQFTQEEAAQMLQFTRRTIMRKYNDAMNRLTGILLEVKLLEPFSCS; this is translated from the coding sequence ATGAGCGCCGCGCCGCTGTTGCTGCCCCGCTTGCAGGCCTGCGCTCAACCTGGCCGCGTCCCTACGCTCGTTCCACGAGTGGCACTGGAGGCCGCCGCCGGCCCCCCACCGCCTCGGTCGCACACCCGGCCCGCCGCCGAGTTGGCCTTCTATCGCAAATACACCGAAGGCATGCTCCGCAGGTATGTCTCGATGTCGATGGAGGCGGGCAGGGTGCCCTCGCTGCTGGGAAAGGAGATCTTCCCGGGCAATGTGACCTCGTATCAGGTGCATACCTTTGAGGACAACTGCATCTTTATTCACGATATGGAGTCCTGCATCAATCGGCTCGACACCGATCAGCAATGGCTCATTCGCCGCATAGCCCTGCAGCAGTTCACCCAGGAGGAGGCAGCCCAGATGCTCCAGTTCACTCGCCGAACCATCATGAGGAAGTACAACGACGCCATGAACCGTCTCACCGGAATTCTGCTCGAAGTGAAGCTGCTCGAGCCGTTTTCCTGCTCCTGA
- a CDS encoding FmdB family zinc ribbon protein, translated as MTQQTKHYIELADMIALRCQCKECGAALTVKLGPVAGDTLAKCPQCRKGWAAVENHSYREEIANFESAALALKNVLPLMGFALTLEIKPQT; from the coding sequence ATGACGCAACAAACGAAACACTACATAGAACTCGCGGACATGATCGCGCTGCGCTGCCAGTGCAAGGAATGCGGCGCTGCATTGACGGTTAAGCTGGGTCCCGTTGCGGGCGACACCCTAGCCAAGTGTCCGCAGTGCCGCAAAGGGTGGGCGGCTGTCGAGAACCATAGCTATCGCGAGGAAATCGCCAATTTTGAGAGTGCCGCGCTTGCGCTCAAGAATGTCCTACCCTTGATGGGTTTCGCGCTAACCTTAGAAATCAAGCCCCAGACCTAG
- a CDS encoding IS1595 family transposase, translating to MNLNSIANLYSDPDAARLFFEKQCWPDGVVCPFCGLVGEAYRLKAKPDSKSPVRAGVWKCKGCRKQFTVTKGTIFEDSHIPLNTWLMAIHLLCASKKGMSAHQLHRMLGVTYKSAWFMVHRLRYAVTQEPMAAMLSGVVEMDETYIGGKRRASKRKTQATKIGAREKDYLGPVADKKAVFSMLQRNGDVRSHHVQRVTAANLRPIISLNVEAGARIMTDSGTVLHGAIHPRKHDQVNHRSEEYGRYERGICISTNTVEGFFSLLKRGITGIYHHVGSQHLHRYLSEFDFRYNTRKITDGERSVMMLRKAPGKRLMYRQLVPARSGA from the coding sequence ATGAATCTCAACTCCATAGCGAATCTGTACTCCGATCCTGATGCCGCGCGGCTGTTCTTTGAGAAACAGTGTTGGCCGGATGGCGTAGTTTGTCCATTTTGTGGACTGGTTGGCGAAGCGTACCGCCTAAAAGCAAAACCAGACTCCAAGTCACCCGTTAGGGCCGGAGTCTGGAAGTGCAAAGGGTGCCGCAAGCAATTCACGGTCACGAAGGGAACAATCTTTGAGGACTCGCACATCCCGCTCAATACCTGGCTGATGGCCATTCACCTTCTTTGCGCGAGTAAGAAGGGAATGAGTGCTCACCAGCTACACAGGATGTTGGGCGTTACGTACAAGTCCGCGTGGTTCATGGTGCATAGACTCCGGTATGCGGTCACTCAAGAGCCGATGGCCGCGATGCTATCGGGAGTGGTGGAGATGGACGAAACGTACATCGGCGGCAAGCGCCGCGCCTCAAAACGGAAGACACAGGCAACGAAGATAGGGGCTCGCGAGAAGGACTATCTCGGGCCGGTAGCAGATAAAAAGGCAGTGTTCTCTATGCTGCAACGTAATGGCGATGTGCGATCCCACCACGTCCAGCGCGTCACTGCTGCGAATCTCCGGCCCATCATCTCGCTAAACGTAGAGGCCGGGGCGCGGATTATGACCGATAGCGGCACGGTTCTACATGGTGCGATCCATCCGCGCAAGCACGATCAAGTCAATCACAGGTCGGAAGAGTACGGGCGGTATGAGCGTGGTATCTGCATCTCGACCAACACGGTCGAAGGTTTCTTCTCTCTGCTCAAGCGCGGGATCACAGGTATCTACCACCACGTCGGCAGTCAGCACCTACACCGCTATTTGTCAGAGTTTGATTTCAGGTACAACACGCGCAAAATCACCGACGGCGAGCGGTCAGTGATGATGCTTCGGAAAGCTCCGGGCAAGCGGCTGATGTATCGGCAGCTTGTGCCCGCTAGGTCTGGGGCTTGA
- a CDS encoding alpha/beta hydrolase family protein, whose product MLGRLYEKWMFAWETALTTRDTNRIVRPLEWGFDWLGEFAPEPPAGSQETDLERMVRINEDIVVRSDEFFSYKTPTDFRLEERHPLLFPTNVRPETLAEEAEMRRRAATGETPKVEFLRFTSPVASKYPENDVVNARWYPAAASAKKGKPKQAMIVMPQWNADAFSHNALCTLFNRSGISALRLSKPYHDIRRPAELERSDYAVSSNIGRTAAACQQAVVDIRSCIDWLESQGYEDFGVLGTSLGSCYAFIAAAHDPRLKVCAFNHASTNFGDVVWTGQSTRHIRAAFEQAGLSREDVSQVFKAVSPSFYMEKFAAHPKRVLVVHATYDLTFLREFSLEVLASFKKHSVDFVSKVLPCGHYTTGETPYKFLDGWYLGTFVHRAFRKLHSVG is encoded by the coding sequence ATGCTTGGCCGCCTGTACGAGAAGTGGATGTTTGCCTGGGAGACCGCGCTTACAACGAGAGATACGAACCGCATTGTGAGGCCGCTGGAGTGGGGCTTCGACTGGCTGGGGGAGTTCGCGCCCGAGCCTCCTGCCGGGTCGCAGGAGACGGACCTGGAGCGGATGGTCCGGATCAACGAAGACATTGTTGTCCGATCCGACGAGTTCTTTAGCTATAAGACGCCGACAGATTTTCGGCTGGAGGAGCGGCATCCGTTGCTGTTTCCGACCAATGTAAGGCCGGAGACGTTGGCCGAAGAGGCCGAGATGCGGCGGCGAGCGGCGACCGGTGAGACGCCGAAGGTGGAGTTTCTCCGGTTTACGTCGCCAGTGGCTTCGAAGTATCCCGAGAATGATGTAGTGAATGCGCGCTGGTATCCGGCGGCGGCTTCAGCGAAGAAGGGCAAGCCGAAGCAGGCGATGATCGTGATGCCCCAGTGGAACGCGGACGCCTTCAGCCACAATGCGCTGTGTACGCTGTTCAATCGGTCGGGGATCTCGGCGCTGCGGCTGTCGAAGCCGTATCACGACATTCGCAGGCCGGCGGAGCTGGAGCGGTCGGACTACGCGGTGAGTTCGAATATTGGCAGGACGGCAGCGGCGTGTCAGCAGGCGGTCGTGGACATTCGGAGCTGCATCGATTGGCTGGAATCGCAGGGATATGAGGACTTTGGCGTGCTGGGGACGAGCCTGGGCTCCTGCTACGCTTTTATCGCGGCGGCGCACGATCCGCGACTGAAGGTCTGCGCGTTCAATCACGCTTCGACGAACTTCGGGGATGTGGTGTGGACGGGGCAGAGCACGCGGCATATTCGCGCGGCGTTCGAGCAAGCGGGACTATCGCGGGAGGACGTGAGCCAGGTCTTCAAGGCGGTCAGTCCATCGTTTTACATGGAGAAGTTCGCGGCGCATCCGAAGCGGGTGCTGGTGGTCCATGCCACGTACGACCTGACTTTCCTGCGGGAGTTTTCGCTGGAGGTCCTGGCGAGCTTCAAGAAGCACAGCGTGGACTTTGTCTCGAAGGTGCTGCCTTGCGGCCACTACACAACTGGCGAGACGCCGTACAAGTTTCTGGATGGCTGGTACCTGGGCACCTTCGTGCACCGGGCGTTTCGCAAGCTTCACTCCGTCGGCTGA
- a CDS encoding serine hydroxymethyltransferase, whose protein sequence is MPFDFSQTLLASDPEVAQQVKNEISRQHEGLEMIASENFVSRAVLEAVGTVFTNKYAEGYPGKRYYGGCEFADVVENLARDRAKEIFGADHANVQPHSGSQANAAVFMTLLQPGDTILGLDLAHGGHLTHGHKLNFSGKLYRIVGYKVRQDTETVDYDELEALAIAEKPKLIIGGGSAYPRIFDFARMREIADKVGAYFMVDMAHFAGLVAGGAHPSPIPHAHVVTTTTHKTLRGPRGGLILCKQEFAAGIDRSVFPGQQGGPLVHVIAGKAVAFKEALQPEFKAYAHQVVANAKVLAEAVAGEGYRVISGGTDTHVMLIDVFQKGILGSEAENALHAAGITVNKNAIPYDTNPPMKPSGIRIGTPALTTRGMKEPEMKVVAGWIARALESRADEGALAKIRGEVLEMAERFPLYGWLRQ, encoded by the coding sequence ATGCCCTTCGACTTTTCGCAGACACTTTTGGCCTCCGATCCTGAGGTTGCGCAGCAGGTAAAGAACGAGATCTCCCGCCAGCACGAAGGCCTGGAGATGATTGCCTCGGAGAACTTCGTGAGCCGCGCTGTGCTCGAGGCGGTGGGGACGGTCTTCACCAACAAGTACGCCGAGGGCTATCCGGGCAAGCGGTACTACGGTGGCTGCGAGTTTGCGGACGTCGTCGAGAACCTGGCGCGCGACCGGGCGAAGGAGATCTTCGGCGCGGACCACGCGAACGTGCAGCCGCACTCGGGTTCGCAGGCGAATGCTGCAGTGTTTATGACGCTGCTGCAGCCGGGAGACACGATCCTCGGGCTCGACCTGGCGCATGGCGGTCACCTGACGCATGGGCACAAGCTGAACTTTTCGGGCAAGCTGTATCGCATCGTTGGCTATAAGGTGCGGCAGGATACGGAGACGGTCGACTACGACGAGCTTGAGGCGCTGGCGATTGCGGAGAAGCCGAAGCTGATCATCGGCGGCGGCAGCGCCTATCCGAGGATCTTCGACTTTGCGCGGATGCGGGAGATTGCAGACAAGGTCGGCGCGTACTTCATGGTCGATATGGCGCACTTCGCTGGACTGGTAGCGGGCGGAGCGCATCCCTCGCCCATCCCGCATGCGCACGTGGTGACGACGACGACGCACAAGACGCTGCGTGGGCCGCGTGGAGGCTTGATTCTGTGTAAGCAGGAGTTCGCGGCGGGGATCGACCGCAGCGTCTTCCCTGGGCAGCAGGGCGGACCTCTGGTGCATGTGATCGCGGGTAAAGCGGTCGCGTTCAAGGAAGCGCTACAGCCGGAGTTCAAGGCCTACGCGCATCAGGTTGTGGCGAATGCGAAGGTGCTGGCAGAGGCGGTTGCGGGCGAGGGGTATCGCGTGATCTCAGGTGGCACGGACACGCATGTGATGCTGATCGACGTCTTCCAGAAGGGGATTCTGGGCAGCGAGGCGGAGAATGCCTTGCACGCGGCGGGGATTACGGTGAACAAGAACGCGATTCCGTATGACACGAATCCTCCGATGAAGCCGAGCGGGATTCGCATCGGAACTCCGGCGCTGACGACGCGCGGGATGAAGGAGCCGGAGATGAAGGTGGTCGCGGGATGGATTGCGCGGGCATTGGAGAGCCGGGCCGATGAGGGTGCGCTGGCGAAGATTCGCGGCGAGGTGCTGGAGATGGCGGAGAGGTTTCCGCTGTATGGTTGGCTACGGCAATAA
- a CDS encoding M20/M25/M40 family metallo-hydrolase codes for MASEGFRVQRGAVGRLKTGIAGMMVGLCVACPGQSGPADNGIPAKEMKGFSAISEANLHKNLSYIASDKLAGRLSLRPGDDAAIEWVADQFEKAGLTPAAVAPDGKASYLQAVPLVEYKPDRAALRVTLTRGGAATVFQAPQVVGAYKDDIDLTAPLVFAGYGITAPELGYDDYKSIDAKGKIVLIFDHEPQEDDPKSIFNGTGNTRYATTRVKLLNAQAHGAVAVLIVAEPNRKHLTNAERSAKIYVGGTVRTTPLPVQALRDDELHIPGLTVVDAVAAKLLETAGAVPSKLQADIDKDLTPQSRALTDTSVAIHMKNESRMTGTSWNVAGLLEGSDPELMAETILISAHHDHDGESPKAGTEPDLYGRQPMDIWHGADDNGSGTVGVVELAQAFAANKAKPRRSILFVVFASEERGLLGSYWMAAHPLRRLPTTVAMINFDMIGRNETASPQTDGLITIPADTTNRLNLIGALYSPDYDNVVKEENKNIGLVLDDRFDHESALNVFFRSDQFPFVLKDIPAFWWFTGFHPDYHHTTDTADKINYVKMAKILRLAYLTAWHFGDADVDPVFVANPGNTQSSGRQ; via the coding sequence ATGGCTTCTGAGGGATTCAGGGTGCAGCGAGGCGCGGTTGGGCGTTTGAAGACGGGTATCGCCGGGATGATGGTCGGGCTCTGCGTGGCGTGCCCCGGGCAGAGTGGGCCAGCGGACAACGGCATTCCAGCCAAAGAGATGAAGGGCTTCAGCGCGATCAGTGAAGCAAATCTCCATAAGAATTTGAGTTATATCGCTTCGGACAAGCTGGCGGGAAGGCTGAGTCTTCGACCGGGAGATGATGCGGCGATCGAGTGGGTGGCCGATCAGTTTGAGAAGGCAGGGCTTACCCCGGCGGCGGTGGCTCCGGATGGTAAGGCGAGCTATCTGCAGGCAGTGCCGCTGGTGGAGTACAAGCCGGACCGGGCGGCGTTGCGGGTGACGCTGACGCGGGGCGGGGCGGCTACGGTCTTTCAAGCGCCGCAGGTAGTTGGCGCGTACAAAGACGATATCGACCTGACCGCGCCCTTGGTGTTTGCCGGATACGGCATTACTGCGCCGGAGCTGGGCTATGACGACTACAAGAGCATTGACGCGAAGGGGAAGATCGTTCTGATCTTCGATCACGAACCACAGGAGGACGATCCCAAATCCATCTTCAACGGCACGGGGAATACTCGCTATGCGACGACCCGGGTGAAGCTGCTCAACGCGCAGGCGCATGGAGCTGTAGCGGTGCTTATTGTCGCGGAGCCGAACCGGAAGCACCTTACGAACGCGGAGCGCTCGGCGAAGATCTATGTGGGTGGCACGGTCAGGACGACTCCGTTGCCGGTTCAGGCGCTGAGGGATGATGAGTTGCATATTCCGGGGCTGACGGTGGTCGATGCGGTGGCCGCGAAGTTGTTGGAGACGGCAGGCGCGGTGCCGTCGAAGCTGCAGGCGGATATCGACAAAGACCTGACGCCGCAGTCGCGGGCGCTGACGGACACATCGGTCGCGATTCACATGAAGAACGAGTCGCGGATGACGGGGACCTCGTGGAATGTGGCGGGATTGCTGGAAGGGAGCGATCCGGAGCTTATGGCGGAGACGATTTTAATCTCGGCGCATCACGATCACGATGGAGAGAGCCCGAAAGCCGGGACGGAGCCTGATCTCTATGGCCGGCAGCCGATGGACATCTGGCACGGCGCGGACGATAACGGATCGGGCACGGTGGGCGTGGTGGAGCTGGCGCAGGCTTTTGCAGCGAACAAGGCCAAGCCGAGGCGGTCGATTCTGTTTGTGGTCTTTGCGAGCGAGGAGCGCGGGCTGCTGGGATCGTACTGGATGGCCGCGCACCCGTTGAGGCGGCTGCCGACGACGGTGGCGATGATCAACTTCGACATGATCGGACGGAACGAGACTGCCAGTCCACAGACGGATGGACTGATCACGATTCCGGCGGACACGACCAACCGGCTGAACCTGATTGGGGCACTGTATAGTCCTGACTACGACAATGTCGTAAAAGAGGAGAACAAAAATATTGGGCTGGTGTTAGACGACAGGTTCGACCATGAGAGCGCATTGAACGTCTTCTTTCGTAGCGACCAGTTTCCGTTCGTTTTGAAGGACATTCCGGCGTTCTGGTGGTTCACTGGATTCCACCCGGATTATCACCACACGACCGATACCGCCGACAAGATCAACTATGTGAAGATGGCGAAGATACTTCGGCTGGCATACCTTACGGCGTGGCACTTTGGAGATGCGGACGTAGACCCGGTGTTTGTGGCGAACCCGGGGAACACGCAGAGCAGCGGAAGGCAGTAG
- a CDS encoding DUF4126 domain-containing protein, whose protein sequence is MTMAVLSWVLAIPLLGVMTGLRTMTPIAVMCWFAYLGQAGSQDQGDLPVAGTWAFWTAKLVTVVIFTLFALGEYVGDKLPMTPNRIAPGPLGARIVFGGLVGAIAATAMGGSVVEGIILGSLGAFVGAFVGYHVRKHLVEISGRPDWNVALLEDVSALLLSIFALGIITG, encoded by the coding sequence ATGACGATGGCTGTACTGTCCTGGGTGCTGGCTATCCCGCTGCTTGGAGTGATGACTGGGCTGCGGACGATGACACCGATCGCGGTGATGTGCTGGTTTGCCTACCTTGGTCAGGCTGGAAGCCAGGACCAGGGCGATCTGCCGGTAGCTGGGACGTGGGCCTTTTGGACCGCGAAGCTCGTGACGGTCGTGATCTTCACGCTGTTTGCGCTGGGAGAGTACGTCGGTGACAAGCTGCCGATGACGCCGAACCGCATTGCGCCGGGACCGCTTGGAGCGCGGATCGTCTTTGGCGGTCTGGTCGGGGCGATCGCGGCGACGGCGATGGGCGGCTCGGTGGTCGAAGGGATCATTCTCGGTTCGCTCGGTGCCTTTGTGGGTGCCTTTGTGGGATATCACGTGCGAAAGCACCTGGTGGAGATTTCAGGCCGTCCGGACTGGAACGTGGCTTTGCTGGAAGATGTCTCGGCGCTGCTGCTCTCGATCTTTGCGCTGGGGATTATTACGGGATAG
- a CDS encoding SPFH domain-containing protein, with product MSIFGEVMNPGSSRGGGRNFEDQEKNVARLIKLAGVGVVLLIVAFLFFNYVAAITRIGAGYVGVEVVLSGSQRGPAEIPIRTGWVFYSPLRSQIIEFPTFVQTVKWTRDLNEGRAANEQMSFNSKEGMEIYSDVSLSYAIEPRRVPEFYVKYRVSDLDTFTHGILRDVVRNSLNEVASTYSVEQIYGEQKAEFLNKVQAQIQAKMEPVGVGIQQFGFIGAPRVPDVIAAAITGKAQAIQDAERARNELAKTQAEAAKTVAEAEGEAKAAVTRANGEAEANKIRQTSLTPQLLELRKIENQKALIDRWNGQLPTVQTGNGGLLMELPKPVQ from the coding sequence ATGAGTATCTTTGGCGAAGTGATGAACCCTGGTTCAAGTCGCGGCGGCGGCCGCAACTTCGAGGACCAGGAGAAGAATGTGGCCCGGTTGATCAAGCTGGCTGGTGTCGGCGTCGTCCTGCTGATTGTGGCGTTTCTCTTCTTCAACTATGTCGCCGCGATCACACGGATTGGCGCGGGATATGTTGGCGTGGAGGTCGTGTTGAGCGGCTCGCAGCGCGGGCCGGCGGAGATTCCGATCCGCACCGGATGGGTCTTCTACAGCCCGTTGCGGTCGCAGATCATCGAGTTCCCGACGTTTGTGCAGACGGTGAAGTGGACGCGCGACCTGAACGAGGGCCGGGCGGCAAACGAGCAGATGAGCTTCAACTCGAAGGAAGGCATGGAGATCTACTCGGATGTGTCACTGAGTTACGCCATCGAACCGCGGCGCGTGCCGGAGTTCTATGTGAAGTACCGGGTCAGCGATCTCGATACGTTCACGCATGGCATCCTACGCGACGTGGTGCGCAACAGCCTGAACGAGGTGGCTTCGACCTACAGCGTGGAGCAGATCTACGGCGAGCAGAAGGCGGAGTTCCTGAACAAGGTGCAGGCGCAGATTCAGGCGAAGATGGAGCCGGTCGGCGTCGGCATTCAGCAGTTCGGTTTCATCGGAGCGCCGCGTGTGCCCGATGTGATTGCGGCTGCGATCACGGGCAAGGCGCAGGCGATCCAGGATGCGGAGCGCGCTCGGAACGAGCTGGCCAAGACGCAGGCGGAGGCGGCGAAGACGGTCGCAGAAGCGGAAGGTGAGGCCAAGGCCGCAGTTACGCGGGCGAACGGCGAGGCGGAGGCAAACAAGATCCGCCAGACGTCGCTGACGCCACAGCTTCTGGAGCTCCGGAAGATTGAGAACCAGAAGGCGCTGATCGATCGGTGGAATGGCCAGTTGCCGACAGTGCAGACGGGGAATGGCGGCTTGCTGATGGAGCTGCCGAAGCCGGTGCAGTAA
- a CDS encoding aldo/keto reductase, translating to MEYVNLGRTGLKVSRISLGCMSYGAPVEVPTPGSHAWTLNEEQSQPFLKQALDLGINFFDTANVYSRGKSEEVLGRFLKGNVRREAVVIATKVHSPMREEPNGKGLSRQAILHELDASLRRLQTDYVDLYQIHRWDYETPIEETLEALHDVVKAGKVRYIGASSMFAWQFTKALYLADLHGWTRFVTMQNHYNLLYREEEREMMGVCADQGIGVLPWSPLARGRLARPWKSESTKRLETDKFGSTMYGATEKSDEAVVNELEKIASARGVSMATAAMAWLLSKPGVTAPIVGATKLHHLDDAVAALGVKLTEDEIAKLEAPYVPHPTLGFS from the coding sequence ATGGAGTATGTGAATCTTGGCAGGACGGGTCTGAAGGTCTCGAGGATCTCGCTTGGCTGCATGAGCTATGGCGCGCCGGTTGAAGTCCCGACACCGGGGAGCCATGCATGGACGCTGAATGAGGAGCAGAGCCAGCCGTTTCTGAAGCAGGCGCTTGATCTGGGGATCAACTTCTTCGATACGGCGAATGTGTACTCGCGAGGCAAGAGTGAAGAGGTGCTGGGACGCTTTTTGAAAGGGAACGTTCGGCGCGAAGCGGTGGTGATCGCAACCAAAGTGCATAGCCCGATGCGCGAGGAGCCGAATGGAAAAGGGCTGTCGCGACAGGCGATTCTGCATGAGCTCGACGCGAGTTTGCGACGGCTGCAGACGGATTACGTCGATCTTTATCAGATCCATCGCTGGGACTATGAGACGCCGATCGAGGAGACGCTCGAGGCGCTTCACGACGTCGTGAAAGCGGGGAAGGTGCGGTACATCGGAGCGTCGTCGATGTTTGCGTGGCAGTTCACCAAGGCGCTCTACCTGGCCGACCTGCACGGATGGACGCGGTTTGTGACGATGCAGAACCACTACAACCTGCTGTACCGCGAGGAAGAGCGCGAGATGATGGGCGTGTGCGCGGACCAGGGGATTGGCGTCCTGCCGTGGAGTCCGCTGGCGCGAGGGCGACTGGCGCGGCCGTGGAAGTCGGAGTCGACCAAGCGGCTGGAGACGGACAAGTTTGGCAGCACGATGTATGGCGCGACGGAGAAGTCCGATGAGGCGGTGGTGAACGAGCTGGAGAAGATCGCCTCGGCACGCGGCGTCTCCATGGCCACGGCGGCCATGGCGTGGCTGCTATCGAAGCCAGGAGTGACAGCACCGATCGTGGGAGCCACAAAGCTGCATCATCTGGACGATGCAGTGGCCGCGTTGGGTGTAAAACTTACGGAAGACGAGATTGCGAAGCTGGAAGCTCCGTATGTTCCGCATCCGACGCTGGGTTTCAGCTAG
- a CDS encoding glycosyltransferase: MMNHPIESNPRALATGLHAKALERRLDLAVVVPTFNERENVPLLISALREALGDLRWEIVFVDDDSPDGTGEIIDKFARRDGAIRLLRRVGRRGLSSACIEGALATSASVIAVMDADMQHDERVLPLMLARLREEGIDVVVGTRNAQGGSMGEFSARRRLLSGMGQRISSAVCRCELSDPMSGFFLFRRSFFLEVVHRLHGGGFKILVDMLASSKRPVRLAEVGYQFRGRVHGESKLDLNNGIELLFLVASKLTGDVIPSRFAVFSLVGAVGLITHMLCLGLLLRRLHWSFNEAQGVAAFVAMTENFFVNNLITYRDNSLRGSRLVTGLLSFWLACSFGAWANVSFARSLLQSGMPWIAAGAAGIVLGSVWNYTVSSLFTWQTPRHSADLVASQERPQPDAETYR, from the coding sequence ATGATGAATCACCCGATCGAGTCCAACCCGCGCGCCCTTGCGACAGGACTCCATGCTAAGGCTTTAGAGCGACGACTCGATCTGGCGGTGGTGGTTCCTACCTTCAACGAGCGCGAGAATGTTCCCTTGCTCATCTCCGCGCTGCGCGAGGCACTGGGTGATCTGCGCTGGGAGATTGTCTTTGTCGATGATGATTCACCAGACGGCACCGGTGAGATCATCGACAAGTTTGCGAGACGAGACGGGGCTATTCGCCTTCTGCGGCGCGTGGGACGGCGGGGACTTTCGTCGGCGTGCATTGAGGGCGCGCTCGCGACCTCCGCCAGCGTGATCGCGGTGATGGACGCGGACATGCAGCATGATGAGCGCGTCCTTCCTCTGATGCTGGCGCGGTTGCGTGAAGAGGGCATCGACGTTGTGGTGGGAACGCGCAACGCGCAGGGCGGAAGCATGGGTGAGTTCTCCGCTCGGAGACGGCTGCTGAGTGGTATGGGGCAGAGGATCAGCTCAGCGGTGTGCCGGTGCGAGCTGAGCGATCCGATGAGCGGATTCTTTCTCTTCCGGCGCAGCTTCTTTCTTGAAGTGGTGCACCGGTTGCATGGTGGGGGCTTCAAGATCCTTGTGGATATGCTGGCGTCAAGCAAGAGGCCGGTGCGGCTGGCAGAGGTCGGCTACCAGTTTCGCGGAAGGGTGCATGGCGAGAGCAAGCTGGACCTGAACAATGGGATTGAGCTTCTGTTTCTAGTCGCGAGCAAGCTGACGGGCGATGTGATTCCATCGCGGTTCGCGGTGTTTTCGCTGGTGGGTGCTGTGGGTCTCATCACACACATGCTGTGCCTGGGGCTGCTCCTGCGCAGGCTGCACTGGAGCTTCAATGAGGCGCAGGGTGTCGCGGCGTTTGTCGCGATGACGGAGAACTTCTTCGTCAACAACCTGATCACTTACCGCGACAACAGCCTGCGTGGTTCACGTCTGGTGACGGGGTTGCTGTCGTTCTGGCTAGCGTGTTCGTTTGGAGCGTGGGCGAATGTGAGTTTTGCGCGGTCGCTGCTGCAGTCGGGGATGCCGTGGATCGCGGCGGGGGCTGCCGGGATTGTGCTGGGGTCGGTCTGGAACTACACGGTAAGCAGCCTGTTTACATGGCAGACGCCACGCCACTCGGCGGATCTAGTAGCGTCACAGGAGCGGCCACAGCCGGACGCCGAGACGTATCGTTGA
- a CDS encoding TlpA disulfide reductase family protein, with protein sequence MRFSRATLSVSALVLCFGTSLHATAQASAQTQEKAQNQSAAKAASKPVYTPAESTIIAEIKTLRSTPDSERGAKTSAIAVEIAALPGGNNKLRLATSLSNLSTEGDFGHASLQAVADTLTLALTQSPIAPATGDSSRPASPYLQLAKLVRYEHVTSTLNDPEFDRAKAILIADEAEVEKADFTLTDLSGKSWTLSSLRGKIVLVNFWATWCPPCRKEMPDLDTLAHRFAKQGLVVLSLSDEDDHAKVAAYVSSHNINYPILLDPDGTTAKKFHVEGIPKTFIFDRTGKVAAQSIDMRTQGQFLAMLQQAGIKL encoded by the coding sequence ATGCGATTCAGCCGAGCCACCCTATCTGTTTCAGCGCTTGTTCTCTGCTTTGGCACCAGTCTTCACGCCACGGCCCAGGCCTCTGCCCAGACGCAGGAGAAGGCCCAGAACCAGTCAGCCGCCAAGGCTGCGAGCAAGCCTGTCTATACTCCCGCCGAATCCACCATCATCGCCGAGATCAAGACCCTCCGCTCCACGCCAGACTCCGAACGCGGCGCCAAGACCAGCGCCATCGCCGTCGAGATCGCCGCCCTTCCCGGCGGCAACAATAAGCTCCGTCTGGCCACCAGCCTCTCCAACCTGTCGACCGAGGGAGACTTCGGCCACGCGTCGCTGCAAGCTGTCGCCGACACACTGACCCTCGCACTGACGCAAAGCCCCATCGCTCCCGCAACCGGCGACTCCAGCCGTCCCGCCAGCCCATACCTTCAACTCGCCAAGCTGGTGCGCTACGAGCACGTCACCTCCACTTTGAACGACCCGGAGTTCGATCGCGCGAAGGCCATCCTCATCGCCGACGAAGCCGAAGTGGAAAAAGCCGACTTCACTCTAACCGATCTCTCAGGAAAGTCATGGACACTTTCCTCTCTCCGCGGCAAGATCGTCCTCGTGAATTTCTGGGCGACCTGGTGCCCGCCCTGCCGCAAGGAGATGCCGGATCTCGATACCCTCGCTCACCGCTTCGCCAAGCAGGGCCTCGTTGTGCTGTCGCTCTCGGACGAAGACGACCACGCCAAAGTGGCTGCATATGTCTCATCCCACAACATCAACTACCCGATCCTCCTCGACCCGGACGGTACGACTGCGAAGAAATTTCACGTCGAGGGCATCCCCAAGACCTTCATCTTCGATCGAACGGGTAAGGTCGCCGCTCAGTCTATCGACATGAGGACGCAGGGCCAATTTCTTGCCATGCTTCAACAGGCGGGGATCAAGCTATAA